The Tripterygium wilfordii isolate XIE 37 chromosome 4, ASM1340144v1, whole genome shotgun sequence genome has a window encoding:
- the LOC119996000 gene encoding probable carboxylesterase 120: MSGDQAASFIIPKPTTDLYDYVGLIRHPDGTILRKPAAQFPERAATPDPNQSTDLVLSKDIPVNQAKKTWARVFMPRDALDSSSSSATTPLLLPLIVYFHGGAFTMSSPASFMIHDFCFNIALRLSAVVVSASYRLAPEHRLPAAHDDALEALHWIKTSEDDWLKKHADLTKCVVMGTSSGGNIAYHACLRAAANVDDLRPMRIKGLIMHCPGFSGSERTESELRMAHHEYLPAAFFDLVWELALPVGADRDHEYGNPTVNGGSKSLEKFKDLDWKVLVTGGDKDPLIDRQIGVAKMMEEKGIKVETRFVAGDDHAEDALDHSKMDLLLHAMKNFVFSAVTAE, translated from the coding sequence ATGTCAGGTGATCAAGCTGCGTCCTTCATTATTCCTAAGCCCACCACTGATCTTTACGACTATGTGGGTCTCATACGCCACCCTGATGGCACCATCTTACGAAAACCCGCCGCCCAGTTCCCGGAAAGGGCAGCCACACCTGATCCCAACCAGTCAACTGATCTTGTTCTCTCCAAAGACATACCTGTTAACCAAGCAAAGAAAACTTGGGCTCGAGTATTCATGCCTCGCGATGCACTagattcctcctcctcctccgcaACCACACCACTACTGCTTCCTCTTATTGTGTACTTCCACGGCGGAGCATTTACTATGTCCTCTCCGGCTAGTTTCATGATTCAcgatttttgtttcaatatcGCGTTACGTCTTTCCGCTGTTGTTGTTTCCGCCAGTTACCGTCTCGCACCCGAACACCGCCTCCCTGCAGCCCACGACGACGCGCTGGAAGCGCTGCACTGGATCAAAACTTCCGAAGATGATTGGTTGAAGAAACACGCTGATCTTACCAAGTGTGTTGTCATGGGGACCAGCTCAGGTGGTAACATAGCCTACCACGCTTGTCTACGAGCAGCGGCAAACGTGGACGATCTTAGGCCGATGAGGATCAAGGGTCTGATAATGCATTGTCCGGGGTTTAGTGGGTCCGAGAGGACTGAATCGGAGTTGAGGATGGCCCACCACGAATATTTGCCTGCTGCTTTTTTTGATCTAGTGTGGGAACTTGCCCTGCCAGTGGGCGCTGATCGTGATCATGAGTACGGCAATCCGACAGTGAATGGGGGATCAAAGTCGTTGGAGAAGTTTAAAGATTTGGATTGGAAGGTATTGGTTACTGGCGGCGATAAAGACCCACTGATAGACCGTCAGATTGGAGTGGCTAAGATGATGGAAGAAAAAGGTATAAAAGTGGAGACTCGTTTCGTCGCAGGAGACGATCACGCGGAAGATGCACTCGATCACTCCAAAATGGATCTACTGCTTCATGCCATGAAGAATTTCGTCTTCTCAGCAGTTACTGCTGAATAA
- the LOC119997660 gene encoding transmembrane protein 258, producing the protein MAPKPITSPVPDSSYPTLAFLMLAIGLVITASFFIYEATSSRRNRSLAKELMTGAVASVFLGFGSLFLLLSSGVYV; encoded by the exons ATG gctcCGAAACCGATCACGAGTCCCGTACCCGACTCATCGTACCCAACCCTTGCCTTCTTGATGCTCGCGATCGGCCTCGTGATAACTGCTTCCTTCTTCAT CTATGAAGCAACCTCATCAAGGCGGAATCGCAGCCTTGCCAAGGAGCTTATGACAGGAGCAGTGGCTTCTGTTTTCTTG GGGTTTGGATCTTTGTTTCTTCTACTTTCCTCTGGTGTTTATGTTTAA
- the LOC119997659 gene encoding WD-40 repeat-containing protein MSI4-like: protein MDPPAPKKRGRKPKPKDDRKDEQGNKMKEAKKSQPPTVDETYTQWKSLVPVLYDWLANHNLVWPSLSCRWGPQLDVATYKNRQRLYLSEQTDGSVPNTLVIANCEVVKPRVAAAEHISQFNEEARSPFVKKYKTIIHPGEVNRIRELPQNANIVATHTDSPDVLIWDVEAQPNRHAVLGAANSRPDLILTGHQDNAEFALAMNPAEPYVLSGGKDKSVVLWSIQDHITTSATDPSTAKSSSSGASIIKQDGNDKAADAPTVGPRGIYNGHDDTVEDVTFCPSSAQEFCSVGDDSCLIFWDARTGSTPVIKVQKAHNADLHCVDWNPHDGNLILTGSADNSVHMFDRRNLTSNGVGSPICKFEGHKAAVLCVQWSPHKSSVFGSSAEDGLLNIWDYDKVGKQSESASKSPSSPAGLFFQHTGHRDKVVDFHWNASDPWTIVSVSDDCETTGGGGTLQIWRMSDLLYRPEDEVLAELERFKAHVVECAAKT from the exons ATGGATCCTCCAGCCCCGAAAAAGAGAGGCCGAAAACCCAAGCCCAAGGACGACAGGAAAGACGAACAAGGCAACAAGATGAAAGAGGCCAAGAAATCACAACCACCTACCGTCGACGAGACCTACACTCAGTGGAAGAGTCTCGTTCCCGTTCTCTACGACTGGCTCGCTAATCATAACCTTGTTTGGCCTTCTCTCTCCTGCCG GTGGGGCCCACAGCTTGATGTTGCAACCTACAAGAATCGTCAACGCCTTTACCTGTCTGAGCAG ACTGATGGCAGTGTTCCAAATACTCTGGTTATTGCAAATTGTGAAGTTGTCAAACCGAGAGTTGCAGCTGCAGAGCATATATCTCAG TTCAATGAAGAAGCGCGATCACCATTTGTAAAGAAATACAAGACAATCATTCATCCAGGAGAG GTGAACAGAATCAGGGAGCTCCCACAGAATGCCAATATTGTGGCTACTCATACTGACAGTCCTGAT GTTCTTATATGGGATGTTGAAGCACAACCGAACCGCCATGCTGTCCTTGGAGCTGCGAATTCACGCCCTGATTTG ATTTTGACTGGACATCAAGATAATGCTGAATTCGCTCTTGCAATGAATCCTGCTGAACCCTATGTACTCTCTGGAG GGAAAGACAAGTCAGTAGTTTTGTGGAGTATTCAGGACCATATAACCACATCAGCCACTGACCCATCTACTGCCAAGTCTTCAAGTTCTGGTGCATCAATTATTAAACAAGATGGAAATGATAAAGCTGCTGATGCCCCTACTGTGGGACCTCGGGGTATCTACAATGGGCATGATGACACGGTTGAAGATGTGACTTTTTGTCCATCCAG TGCACAGGAATTTTGCAGTGTAGGTGATGATTCTTGCCTTATATTTTGGGATGCACGAACAGGCTCTACTCCAGTCATCAAG GTTCAAAAGGCACATAATGCTGATCTCCATTGTGTTGATTGGAATCCCCATGATGGTAATCTTATCTTGACTGG GTCGGCAGATAATTCTGTTCACATGTTTGATCGCCGGAATCTTACTTCTAATGGAGTTGGATCACCTATCTGCAAATTTGAGGGTCACAAAGCTGCTGTTCTTTGTGTTCAA TGGTCTCCACACAAGTCATCTGTGTTTGGAAGTTCTGCAGAGGATGGTCTCTTAAACATTTGGGATTATGATAAG GTTGGCAAACAGTCTGAGAGTGCATCAAAATCCCCCAGTTCTCCTGCTGGCTTGTTTTTCCAGCATACTGGTCACAG GGACAAAGTCGTCGACTTCCATTGGAATGCATCTGATCCTTGGACTATTGTTAGTGTGTCTGATGATTGTGAAACCACTGGTGGAGGAGGAACATTGCAG ATTTGGCGCATGAGTGATTTGCTGTATAGGCCAGAAGATGAAGTTTTGGCAGAGCTAGAGAGGTTCAAAGCCCATGTGGTTGAATGTGCTGCTAAAACTTGA
- the LOC119996410 gene encoding probable polyamine oxidase 5, with amino-acid sequence MVAKKPRIVIIGAGMAGLTAANKLYTCTASKDLFELCVVEGGDRIGGRINTSEFGGNRIEMGATWIHGIGGSPVHKIAQEINSLESEQPWECMDGILDHPKTIAEGGFELNPSIVEPVSTLFDNLMGCAKGNVIEDVDLVTKASKICSTSNDGDKQLSVGSFLRRGLDAYWGFEKDPDEIKGCGKWTKKLLQESIFAMHENTQRTYTAAGDLLTLDFNAESEYRMFPGEEITIAKGYISVIESLASVLPPGVIQLGRKVTKIKWQPQSTEMVNGYSTSPVKLHFSDGSIIEADHVIVTVSLGVLKSVIARDSGMFNPPLPSLKVQAISRLGYGVVNKLFVQLTQRNDDTEDNESKKFPFLQMAFHRPDTELRHKEIPWWIRRTASLCPIYKDSSVLLSWFAGKEALELESLSDEEILSGVSRTISCFLPQPPHKQVNLDSNDDQLCNGHANGGHEVRFTKVLKSQWGNDPLFLGSYSYVAVGSSGDDVDKLAEPLPEIDTCESPLPLQILFAGEATHRTHYSTTHGAYFSGLREANRLLQHYHCIGV; translated from the coding sequence ATGGTGGCCAAGAAGCCAAGAATTGTGATTATTGGAGCAGGAATGGCTGGTCTTACAGCTGCTAACAAGCTCTACACTTGTACTGCTTCAAAGGACTTGTTTGAGCTTTGTGTTGTTGAAGGTGGAGATAGAATTGGTGGAAGAATTAACACTTCAGAGTTTGGTGGTAACCGGATTGAGATGGGTGCGACCTGGATCCATGGCATTGGTGGTAGCCCAGTTCACAAAATTGCTCAAGAAATCAATTCACTGGAGTCAGAGCAGCCATGGGAGTGTATGGATGGGATCCTGGATCACCCAAAAACCATAGCAGAAGGTGGGTTTGAGCTAAACCCATCAATAGTTGAGCCTGTCTCCACCCTTTTCGATAACTTGATGGGTTGTGCTAAAGGAAATGTGATTGAAGATGTAGATTTAGTGACTAAAGCTTCCAAGATTTGTTCAACCAGCAATGATGGTGATAAGCAGCTTAGTGTTGGTTCTTTTCTACGACGAGGACTTGATGCTTATTGGGGTTTTGAGAAAGACCCAGATGAGATCAAAGGTTGTGGTAAGTGGACTAAAAAGTTACTACAAGAATCCATTTTTGCAATGCATGAGAACACCCAGAGGACCTACACTGCAGCTGGTGATCTGCTCACTCTAGACTTCAATGCAGAAAGTGAATACCGTATGTTTCCAGGTGAAGAAATCACTATTGCTAAAGGCTACATAAGTGTAATTGAGTCATTAGCTTCTGTTCTGCCTCCTGGTGTAATCCAATTAGGCCGAAAAGTTACGAAAATCAAATGGCAGCCTCAATCAACAGAGATGGTGAATGGGTATTCAACAAGTCCTGTGAAGCTACATTTCTCAGACGGGTCAATCATTGAAGCTGATCATGTTATTGTCACAGTTTCATTGGGGGTACTGAAATCTGTTATAGCCAGAGATTCAGGTATGTTTAATCCTCCTCTTCCATCTTTGAAGGTCCAGGCCATATCAAGGCTAGGATATGGTGTTGTAAACAAACTGTTTGTGCAATTGACTCAAAGAAATGACGATACAGAAGATAATGAATCCAAGAAGTTTCCATTCCTGCAAATGGCTTTTCATCGACCGGATACAGAATTAAGGCATAAAGAGATACCATGGTGGATAAGGAGGACAGCTTCTCTTTGTCCAATTTATAAGGATTCAAGTGTATTGTTGTCATGGTTTGCAGGGAAAGAAGCACTTGAACTTGAGTCTCTTAGTGATGAAGAGATTCTTAGTGGAGTTTCAAGGACTATTTCTTGCTTCTTACCACAACCACCCCACAAGCAAGTGAATCTTGATTCTAATGATGATCAATTGTGCAATGGTCATGCCAATGGAGGTCATGAAGTGAGATTCACGAAGGTATTGAAGAGTCAATGGGGTAATGATCCTCTGTTTCTGGGTTCTTACAGTTATGTGGCAGTTGGGTCAAGTGGTGATGATGTGGACAAATTGGCTGAGCCATTGCCAGAGATTGATACTTGTGAGAGTCCTCTTCCACTTCAGATCTTGTTTGCAGGGGAAGCAACACATAGAACCCACTATTCAACAACTCATGGAGCTTATTTTAGTGGTCttagagaagccaataggctTCTTCAACACTATCATTGTATTGGGGTTTAA